In a single window of the Balearica regulorum gibbericeps isolate bBalReg1 chromosome 7, bBalReg1.pri, whole genome shotgun sequence genome:
- the NEUROG3 gene encoding neurogenin-3, with amino-acid sequence MAPQSDRSPGEGQPYFGGAEDAPSAAGGGSAGSRGASPARTALAPREAAARRKGKARRGRGKARSEGLLSKQKRSRRMKANDRERNRMHHLNSALDALRSVLPTFPDDAKLTKIETLRFAHNYIWALTQSLRLAEQGLPEPPPPPPPVAAASPGSWDSPCPAAPPPAALRRGPAAFPAFL; translated from the coding sequence ATGGCCCCGCAGAGCGACCGCTCGCCGGGCGAAGGACAGCCCTATTTCGGCGGCGCCGAGGACGCCCCATCCGCGGCCGGCGGAGGCTCCGCGGGCAGCCGGGGCGCCTCACCGGCCCGCACCGCCCTGGCCCCGCGGGAGGCGGCGGCCCGCAGGAAGGGGAaggcgcggcggggccgcggcaaGGCGCGGAGCGAGGGGCTGCTCAGCAAGCAGAAGAGGAGCCGGCGCATGAAGGCCAACGACCGGGAGAGGAACCGCATGCACCACCTCAACTCCGCCCTGGACGCGCTCCGCAGCGTCCTGCCCACCTTCCCCGACGACGCCAAGCTCACCAAGATCGAGACGCTCCGCTTCGCCCACAACTACATCTGGGCGCTCACCCAGAGCCTCCGCCTTGCCGAGCAAGGCCTGCCCgagccccccccgccgccgccccccgtcgccgccgcctcccccgggTCCTGGGACTcgccctgccccgccgccccgccgcccgccgccctgcgccgcggccccgccgccttCCCCGCCTTCCTCTGA